From Plasmodium brasilianum strain Bolivian I chromosome 3, whole genome shotgun sequence, the proteins below share one genomic window:
- a CDS encoding hypothetical protein (conserved Plasmodium protein) produces MNEKNIKEKLNVSINHLNKRKLKFEIKIFPIEKTVYEIFNIFSKRMKKKLKLTLIKLKRKKKKCDKCSEQIDTFNPFLTYDIDVNKTSFSLLKIEVYCSKCYTIKNFSAFSNELYKNVNSDDFLNFSPLYQHYYNVNNLEIQNKNILENDINTHFTISVLAKNLRWSCCTPHNTYDEFLEFTLNSQESKERSIMNEDILRKRKVKEALLTHITNDKKKKKRVIK; encoded by the exons ATgaatgagaaaaatataaaagaaaaattaaatgtctCAATTAATCATTTAAACAAGAGAAAGCTAAAATTtgagataaaaatatttcctaTAGAAAAAACAGTTTATGagatatttaatattttttcaaaaaggatgaagaagaaattaaaactaaccttgataaaattaaaaagaaagaaaaagaaatgtgATAAGTGTTCAGAACAAATCGATACATTCAACCCTTTTCTTACGTATGATATAGATGTAAATAAAACATCCTTTTCCCTTCTCAAAATAGAA GTCTACTGTTCCAAATGTTACACGATAAAGAATTTTTCAGCATTCtcaaatgaattatataaaaatgttaactCAGAtgattttttgaatttttccCCACTTTATCagcattattataatgtaaataacttagaaatacaaaacaaaaatattctcgaaaatgatataaacaCTCACTTTACAATTTCGGTATTAGCAAA AAATTTAAGATGGAGTTGCTGTACTCCACATAACACTTATGACGAATTTCTAGAATTTACATTGAATAGTCAAGAATCGAAAGAAAGAAGTATTATGAATGAAGATATACtaaggaaaagaaaagtaaaagagGCATTATTAACACATATTACcaatgacaaaaaaaagaaaaaaagggtGATCAAATAG
- a CDS encoding TMEM33 domain-containing protein — translation MKNLTEAEQKYLNHDWVNDKKWKLYLSNLYPSPSMNNMEKYKKKYFQKNIDNNLDINTNFDSNNNSHNSQNSFNSYNNNNNNNMREQKQETSNFYSHNTNFYNNIGQLPVFIFFYCTFVLCTSLFYFIILSLNLSLYKKIGTFMSLSYFFAFLSLLFLEYKTQKQNFSLLQFFSSEKGHYLSYSLILFFIKDAILNVYMMRANVEIYNLLFIIICLFLKRASLLNLIIYMHFFKLKYSSSDSYFHACYSKNGEMIRQCLSHPMVPKIFLTLFNKVSHYLNVYLSYRRG, via the exons atgaaaaacctAACGGAAGCGGAGCAAAAGTATTTga ACCATGATTGGGTGAATGACAAAAAGTGGAAATTATATTTGAGCAACCTATACCCCTCACCATCAATGaataatatggaaaaatataagaaaaaatattttcagaAAAATATTGACAACAATCTTGacataaatacaaattttgatagtaacaataatagtcATAATAGTCAAAATAGTTTtaatagttataataataataacaataataacatgAGAGAGCAAAAACAAGAAACTTCGAATTTTTATTCTCATAatactaatttttataataacattGGGCAATTACCagtgttcatatttttctattgtACCTTTGTTTTGTGTACAAgcctcttttattttataattctttcCTTAAACTTGAGTTTATACAAA AAAATTGGAACCTTTATGTCTTTGTCCTATTTTTTCGCATTCTTAAGTTTACTATTTTTGGAGTACAAAACACAGAAACAAAACTTTTCCTTATTGCAGTTCTTCTCAAGCGAAAAGG GCCATTATTTGTCCTACTCTttgatacttttttttattaaagacgcc ATCCTGAATGTTTACATGATGAGGGCTAATGTTGAGATTTACAATTtgctttttataattatctgTTTGTTTCTCAAAAGGGCCAGCCTACTGaacttaattatttatatgcactTCTTTAAACTAAA ATATAGTTCTTCAGATTCCTATTTTCACGCTTGCTACTCAAAAAATGGAG AAATGATTAGACAATGTTTGTCTCATCCCATGGTACCAAAAATATTTCTGACCCTATTCAATAAG GTGTCTCACTACCTTAATGTATACTTAAGTTACAGGAGGGGATAA
- a CDS encoding lysine decarboxylase — MNSVNDSMYSGDTNSLHVNSLYENNPDKSVKNINAVNDYITSSNAMSEEAETAAGNDELIPNSSSNHIHSQYKHRHQYKQYHQYNPHNQHKQHHQYKKLHPYKQYHQEKELPKYQPLPQYQHSTQYQGSKPHSQSQLHDGGKKRREKGKVERNKYDKIEELEKYININNATNVCSLRIKLWEALMLYVNNLKIELVYFIIYCLEEIEVYWGEEATDNLRDIINLINDKKYKEVLNKIGETLSSLSVTTGKTTEENPFFYTLIVSGRRDENNNNNNNNSNNNYNYNNNNSDLGCELNKILHYEHNRLSNQSNNKKLEYKIIEASNAKEALLACLINPQILSVVLVDNLTIDEEKVKERDYYKFNEDNMLNANCANSSYLLNCNLQNNTQMVMKNPLNHNGMMHSGGVTTVQNSKDVLLIGNSMLPEYLNNNNVNINENSNVRSLRSLYIKRNYKFDIGDFVIGYEQLVSAPLEKMKKGFNILVILIKSIAYIRSSVDIFCVCTSITLDKLHSVNNKIIRIFTTHDDHSDLHESILDGVKKKIKTPFFNALKAYAERPIGVFHALAISKGNSVRRSRWIQSLLDFYGVNLFKAESSATCGGLDSLLDPHGSLKEAQIMAARAYGSKYCFFVTNGTSSSNKIVMQALVKPGDIILVDRACHKSHHYGFVLSQALPCYLDPYPVSRYGIYGAVPIYVIKKSLLDYRNSNKLHLVKLLILTNCTFDGIVYNVKRIIEECLAIKPDLIFLFDEAWFAYACFHPILKFRTAMTVAEKMRSKEQKRIYYKVHKKLLKKFGNVKSLNQVSADKLLKTRLYPNPSEYKIRVYATQSIHKSLTSLRQGSVILISDDNFESHAYTPFKEAYYTHMSTSPNYQILATLDAGRAQMELEGYGLVEKQTEAAFLIRKELSEDPMISRYFRILNAEDLIPDSLRQCAVSYMKRKKKIIKEYDSSDSRCSANVTYSCVSNNNTRGIVDPSDSGKYYLSGEQNVVHSVNASSFECVRGTNGATNSNHTNNSTTSNNRANSPARNCHVKSPTSNYHTNNCPTSIHIGTSVMLSNTNSNNIVQGNNNNNVKSSNNSPRSALNGVAAKSTEIVESYTSCNIYSEDSDYQKVSKSGNIKRYIKKKKNQNCREAPCVSYDGSNFSGANSENCENCENSKKSRNSRNSQNSRNSRNSQNSQNSENENLSFLENSNNKRYNNSYGYSSGLKNFLEYFECSWLSEDEFVLDPTRITLFTGYSGIDGETFKVKWLMDKYGIQINKTSINSVLFQTNIGTTGSSCLFLKSCLSLISQELDQKKSLFNERDLNQFNENVFNLVSNYIDLSEFSEFHPLFKKRYTDPKIFNKEGDIRKAFYLAYEEDYVEYILLSDLKERIRQNEMIVSASFIIPYPPGFPVLVPGQIVSQEIVDYLSGLSVKEIHGYDENIGFRCFYNFVLEYFYNMVISDPYSLYQKIDKETYEKLKHMSLSKRKSLESVCYLYIYDNESNKMKKVYLCSGNVSTENNTIVSDTCDEITQNHARRSYNKKGKQTSIYENFSKSAQNAGNASGVGNVSGKIGNIIYGDNFNNCANGKDICHHLYGKEEEGFFDVNDENAFGNDVLHLNHYAIKNPLKKGTTETFIKKTCNQKSSWKEKITDKYHGTPNGTRRDKHNVLSSKKKENGRKCKGIQVNNNNNNNNVILINSESYDHDQKVIDLVDTPEKSNKNYECHEHDGRDNDDDDDRHSGGGSNYNRDSSNNSHNVDRKRYVVGTDKHSGSSNTHNVGTDKHSGGSNTHNVGIDKHSGGSNTHNVGIDKHSGGSNTHNVGTDKHSGGSNPHNVGTDKHSHSGSSNNNKRSLERKKKRNEGNYMSLSYKANIYGHKVVFNRGNNNNDDANVKAYNEKDGKGGERNNNCTFYDKNVNGMNRERSLKNISYMSNISEIRGMNNVNNVRRKNRIDEGKNRNIKGTDDSDYLLSEVTANMSKNIGPISDIYSLKKISKLNRSDDGKYENSLSDYVPKLKSSNIVIYNKVKKNALLMGRKHMSDGKSRNNHHRKNSHMNQKSNKDYVYYSDSSKKINEIIYMKRQDGDLTEENAIVKENLNELNSNLFYSNGTGNKGGDIKGPEKNSSNNSGTLSGTNNGNNSNSSIQNFANVNEKAGGITFTTPNIVADEYCDKKEIPIKRGNNSGDNNGLNSGLNSGYNSGHNGVHNSCNDSSNKPIINEGTGYNNSYHSDQDANKSNEEKYKSNGLIRPNNLERNIILGNEIIVEKDNNLSYRNISGHNLNETNSYVYANDGTIAEGHYGNNNMARGSNIGCSDDIEGSEDIEGGEDIEGGEDIEGGEDIEGGEDIEGGEDIEGGDDIEGSYNIRSSSNIYMGNSNAISDVAQVSGSVNDANISNLMGHVKDEIGFCGKNFLYSENELKMNALLREEEKDKSTIRNLNTLNNNSYINNLITNVDDDTFIHKEGNFFLECTLTNSEMNCSSFEMDMSLNNIYPNGGEHVKQHRKYDDDLKKEF, encoded by the coding sequence ATGAATTCTGTTAATGATTCCATGTATTCTGGCGATACCAATTCATTACATGTTAATAGTCTGTATGAAAATAATCCTGATAAGAGtgtaaaaaacattaatgCAGTAAATGACTATATAACAAGCAGCAATGCAATGAGTGAAGAAGCTGAAACTGCAGCTGGCAATGATGAACTAATACCGAATAGTTCATCAAACCATATTCATAGTCAATACAAGCATCGTCATCAGTACAAGCAGTATCATCAGTATAATCCGCATAACCAGCACAAGCAGCATCATCAGTACAAGAAGCTTCATCCGTACAAGCAGTATCACCAAGAGAAAGAGCTTCCGAAATACCAGCCGCTCCCCCAATACCAACATTCTACACAGTACCAGGGGAGTAAACCCCATAGCCAATCGCAGCTGCACGATggagggaaaaaaagaagagaaaaaggaaaagtgGAAAGAAACAAATATGACAAGATAGAGGAGCTAGAGAAGTATATAAACATTAATAACGCAACGAATGTGTGCTCTTTAAGAATAAAACTGTGGGAAGCGTTAATgctatatgtaaataatttaaaaatagaattagtgtattttataatatactgTTTGGAGGAGATAGAAGTATATTGGGGAGAGGAAGCAACAGATAATCTAAgggatattataaatttaattaatgacaagaaatataaagaggttttaaataaaatagggGAAACCTTATCAAGTTTATCTGTAACTACTGGAAAGACAACTGAGGagaatccttttttttatacattaataGTTTCAGGAAGGAgagatgaaaataataataacaataataataatagtaataataattataattataataataacaattctGACTTAGGTTGTgagttaaataaaatattacattatgAGCATAATAGGTTATCAAATCaaagtaataataagaaactggaatataaaataattgagGCGAGTAATGCTAAAGAAGCATTGCTGGCTTGTTTAATTAATCCACAAATTCTGTCAGTAGTATTAGTAGACAACTTAACTATTGATGAAGAAAAGGTAAAGGAAAGAGACTActataaatttaatgaagATAATATGTTGAATGCAAATTGTGCAAACAGTTCATATCTCCTTAACTGTAATTTGCAAAATAATACACAGATGGTAATGAAAAACCCGCTAAATCACAATGGTATGATGCATAGTGGGGGTGTGACAACAGTACAGAATAGTAAGGATGTACTACTAATAGGAAATAGTATGCTACCTGAATAcctaaataataacaatgttaatataaatgaaaatagtaATGTAAGAAGTTTGAGAagcttatatataaaaaggaattacAAATTTGATATTGGAGATTTTGTGATAGGATATGAACAACTTGTATCTGCACCactagaaaaaatgaaaaagggttttaacattttagttatattaattaaaagtatAGCATATATTAGAAGCTCTGTTGACATATTTTGTGTATGTACATCTATAACTTTGGATAAATTACATtcagtaaataataaaataatccgTATTTTCACAACACATGATGATCATAGTGATTTGCATGAATCTATATTAGAtggggtaaaaaaaaaaattaagactCCATTTTTTAATGCTTTAAAAGCATATGCAGAAAGACCGATTGGTGTATTCCACGCATTGGCTATTAGTAAAGGAAATAGTGTAAGAAGAAGTAGATGGATTCAATCTTTGTTAGATTTTTATggtgttaatttatttaaagcaGAGTCTAGTGCAACGTGTGGTGGATTAGATTCTCTATTAGATCCACATGGATCATTAAAAGAAGCACAGATAATGGCAGCACGTGCATATGGTAGTAAATActgtttttttgttacaaATGGTACATCTAGTTCTAATAAGATAGTTATGCAAGCTTTAGTAAAACCAGGTGATATAATACTAGTTGATAGGGCTTGTCATAAATCACATCACTATGGATTTGTGTTGAGTCAAGCACTACCCTGCTATTTAGATCCATATCCTGTATCTAGATATGGTATATATGGTGCTGTTcctatatatgtaattaaaaagagTTTATTAGATTATcgaaatagtaataaattgcatttagtaaaattattaatattaacaaattgTACATTCGATGGAATTGTATATAATGTGAAGAGAATTATTGAAGAATGCTTGGCTATTAAACCAGATTTAATATTCCTATTTGATGAGGCATGGTTTGCCTATGCATGTTTTCACCCCATCTTAAAATTTAGGACTGCTATGACTGTTGCAGAAAAAATGAGAAGCAAAGAAcagaaaagaatatattacaaaGTACATAAgaagttattaaaaaaattcggAAATGTAAAAAGTTTAAACCAAGTATCTGCAGATAAGTTATTGAAGACTAGATTATATCCTAATCCATCTGAGTATAAAATAAGAGTATATGCTACACAGTCTATACATAAATCGTTAACATCATTAAGACAAGGTAgtgttatattaataagtGATGACAATTTTGAATCTCATGCATATACTCCTTTTAAAGAAGCTTACTATACACATATGTCAACTTCTCCAAATTATCAAATTCTAGCAACGTTAGATGCAGGAAGAGCTCAAATGGAGTTAGAAGGTTATGGTTTGGTAGAGAAACAAACTGAAGCTGCgtttttaataagaaaagaaTTAAGTGAAGATCCAATGATATCTCGGTACTTTCGAATTTTAAATGCAGAGGATTTAATTCCAGATAGTTTGAGACAATGTGCTGTTTCttatatgaaaagaaaaaaaaaaatcatcaaGGAATATGATTCATCCGATTCTAGGTGTAGTGCGAACGTTACTTATTCTTGTGTGTCCAATAACAACACAAGAGGAATTGTAGATCCATCCGACAGTGGTAAGTATTATCTCTCAGGTGAGCAGAACGTCGTTCACAGTGTGAATGCTTCGTCGTTCGAATGTGTTAGGGGTACAAATGGAGCCACAAATAGCAACCACACAAACAACAGTACTACGAGTAATAACCGTGCGAATAGCCCTGCGCGCAACTGCCATGTGAAAAGCCCCACGAGCAATTACCACACGAACAACTGCCCAACATCAATCCATATCGGAACTAGCGTTATGTTATCAAACACTAACAGCAACAACATCGTGCAAGGGAACAACAACAATAACGTCAAGTCCAGTAATAACAGTCCACGGAGTGCTTTAAACGGAGTAGCAGCAAAAAGTACGGAGATCGTTGAAAGCTATACAAGTTGTAATATATACAGTGAAGACTCCGATTACCAGAAGGTGAGCAAGTcaggaaatataaaaagatatattaaaaaaaagaaaaatcaaaattgTAGGGAAGCACCATGTGTATCTTACGATGGTAGTAATTTTAGCGGTGCAAATAGCGAAAATTGCGAAAATTGCGAAAACAGCAAAAAGAGCCGAAACAGCCGAAACAGCCAAAACAGCCGAAACAGCCGAAACAGCCAAAACAGCCAAAATAGCGAAAACGAAAATTTAAGTTTCTTAGAAAACAGCAATAACAAAAGGTACAACAACAGTTATGGTTACTCAAGTGGACTGAAAAATTTTCTGGAGTATTTCGAATGCTCTTGGTTAAGTGAAGATGAATTTGTGTTAGACCCAACAAGAATAACGTTATTTACAGGATACTCAGGAATAGATGGAGAAACATTTAAAGTAAAGTGGTTAATGGACAAATATGGAattcaaataaacaaaactTCAATAAATAGTGTATTATTTCAAACAAATATAGGTACAACTGGATCatcttgtttatttttaaaaagttgttTATCATTAATATCTCAAGAATTagatcaaaaaaaaagtttattcaATGAAAGAGATTTAAAtcaatttaatgaaaatgtttttaatttagttTCTAATTATATAGACTTATCCGAATTTAGTGAATTTCATCCTCTAttcaaaaaaagatatactgatcctaaaatttttaataaagaagGAGATATAAGAAAAGCTTTTTATCTAGCCTATGAAGAAGATTATGTtgagtatatattattatctgaTTTAAAGGAAAGAATAAGACAAAATGAAATGATAGTGTCTGCTAGTTTTATTATACCATATCCTCCAGGTTTTCCTGTATTAGTACCTGGACAAATTGTTAGTCAAGAAATAGTTGATTATTTATCTGGTTTAAGTGTTAAAGAAATACATGGGTATGACGAAAATATTGGTTTTCgatgtttttataatttcgtTTTAGagtatttttacaatatggTCATATCAGATCCCTATTCACTCTACCAAAAAATAGACAAAGAGacttatgaaaaattaaaacatatgaGCTTAAGTAAAAGGAAAAGTTTAGAGAGTGTTTgttacctatatatatacgacaATGAATCgaataaaatgaagaaggTTTATCTGTGTAGCGGAAACGTCTCTACTGAAAATAATACGATCGTTAGTGATACCTGCGATGAGATTACCCAAAACCACGCCAGAAGGAGTTATAACAAGAAGGGTAAACAGACTTccatttatgaaaatttcaGCAAGTCCGCACAGAACGCGGGTAATGCTAGCGGAGTTGGCAATGTTAGCGGCAAGATTGGAAACATTATCTATGGTGATAATTTTAACAACTGTGCAAATGGGAAAGATATATGCCATCACTTGTACGGGAAGGAAGAGGAGGGATTCTTTGAtgtaaatgatgaaaatgcaTTTGGTAATGATGTTTTACATCTTAATCATTATGCTATTAAGAACCCACTTAAGAAAGGAACAACAgaaacttttataaaaaaaacatgtaaTCAGAAATCGTCCTGGAAAGAGAAGATTACGGATAAGTATCACGGCACTCCGAATGGCACGAGAAGAGATAAGCATAATGTCTTATCAAGTAAGAAGAAGGAAAATGGGCGAAAATGTAAGGGCATTCaggtaaataataataataataataataatgtcaTTCTGATAAATTCAGAAAGTTATGATCATGATCAGAAAGTTATAGATTTGGTTGATACGCCAGAAAAGAGTAATAAGAATTATGAATGCCATGAACATGATGGCAGAGATAACGACGATGATGACGACAGACACAGTGGTGGAGGCAGTAATTACAACAGAGACAGTAGTAATAACAGCCATAATGTTGATAGAAAGAGATATGTCGTTGGAACTGACAAACATAGTGGTAGTAGTAACACTCATAACGTTGGAACTGACAAACATAGTGGTGGTAGTAACACTCATAACGTTGGAATTGACAAACATAGTGGTGGTAGTAACACTCATAACGTTGGAATTGACAAACATAGTGGTGGTAGTAACACTCATAATGTTGGAACTGACAAACATAGTGGTGGTAGTAACCCTCATAACGTTGGAACTGACAAACATAGTCATAgtggtagtagtaataataataaacgGAGCTTGgaacggaaaaaaaaaagaaatgaggGGAATTATATGTCGTTATCATACAAAGCAAATATTTATGGGCACAAAGTCGTCTTTAATAGggggaataataataacgatGATGCTAATGTTAAGGCTTATAATGAGAAAGATGGAAAAGGTGGTGAGAGGAATAACAACTGTACTTTTTATGATAAGAATGTGAATGGAATGAACAGGGAGAGAAGCTTGAAGAACATAAGTTACATGAGTAACATTAGCGAGATTAGAGGTATGAATAATGTAAACAATGTGAGGAGAAAAAACAGAATAGATGAGGGAAAGAACAGAAATATTAAGGGAACAGATGATAGTGACTACCTCCTAAGTGAGGTCACTGCTAATATGAGCAAGAACATAGGTCCCATATCagatatatattctttaaaaaaaattagcaaaTTAAATAGGAGTGATGATgggaaatatgaaaatagtCTGTCTGATTATGTTCCTAAATTAAAATCATCgaatattgttatatataataaagtaaaaaaaaatgctttaCTAATGGGACGAAAACATATGTCTGATGGGAAATCAAGGAATAATCATCATAGAAAGAATAGTCATATGAACCAAAAGAGTAATAAagattatgtatattattcaGATTCAAGcaagaaaataaatgaaatcatatatatgaagcGTCAAGATGGAGACTTGACTGAGGAAAATGCAATTGTGaaggaaaatttaaatgagcTCAACAGCAATCTGTTCTACTCAAATGGCACAGGAAACAAAGGGGGGGATATTAAGGGTCCAGAAAAGAACAGTAGTAATAACAGCGGTACGTTGAGCGGTACTAACAATGGCAATAACAGCAATTCTAGCATCCAGAACTTTGCTAATGTCAATGAAAAGGCAGGTGGAATAACGTTCACCACTCCTAACATAGTGGCAGATGAATATTgcgataaaaaagaaattcctATCAAGCGAGGTAATAATAGCGGTGATAATAACGGCCTTAATAGCGGCCTTAATAGCGGCTATAACAGCGGACATAATGGCGTCCATAATAGCTGCAACGACAGTAGCAACAAACCGATAATAAACGAAGGCACCGGTTACAATAACAGTTATCATTCTGACCAGGATGCAAATAAAAGCAATGAAGAGAAGTACAAATCAAACGGACTCATTCGCCCGAACAACCtagaaagaaatattattttaggaaatgaaataatagtagaaaaagataataacTTAAGCTATCGTAATATATCGGGGCATAATTTAAACGAAACAAATAGCTATGTGTACGCAAATGATGGGACTATTGCTGAAGGACACTATGGTAATAACAATATGGCAAGAGGTAGTAATATCGGCTGCAGTGACGATATTGAAGGAAGTGAAGATATTGAAGGAGGTGAAGATATTGAAGGAGGTGAAGATATTGAAGGAGGTGAAGATATTGAAGGAGGTGAAGATATTGAAGGAGGTGAAGATATTGAAGGAGGTGACGATATCGAAGGAAGTTATAATATTAGAAGCAGTAGCAACATCTACATGGGTAACAGTAACGCTATTAGTGATGTTGCCCAAGTGAGTGGGAGCGTGAATGACGCTAACATAAGTAACTTAATGGGTCACGTGAAAGACGAGATAGGTTTTTGTGGAAAGAATTTTCTTTATAGTGAAAATGAGCTTAAAATGAACGCATTATTGAGGGAAGAAGAGAAGGATAAAAGTACTATACGTAACTTAAACactttaaataataacagctatataaataatcttATTACAAATGTAGATGATGATACATTTATTCATAAAgaaggaaatttttttttagaatgtACCCTCACCAATTCAGAAATGAACTGTAGCTCATTTGAAATGGACATGTcactaaataatatatacccCAATGGAGGTGAGCATGTAAAGCAGCACAGAAAATATGACGACGACTTGAAGAAggaattttaa
- a CDS encoding apical sushi protein has product MKIVCSTIIYLLSYKTIIKAKNAKYSSNFLNEFNKLDILWGGTNFEPLDLRKNDAGDKQRTTRSLNKSSKFWDLNERPYLRSKYSFIQDNKRKEVKMESKSKDEKNKINENKTASENADIDSQTTAQEILKRGVNFYINGGTSEYDYNNDEEFFKVFHHNNHKKKIEIYSPCFNLDENTCSNNKDCFYDHIYRACFQNCKALDENECSKYNECKATNKGCENEGYLSLEIFGSNLGSGVRACELFESEGSCYLMEELYKKFEDENKTNFNCVWLSHTHEFRKHKERDESKKELGKHGNHEKYEEKNENKHKIDDDIINIKRTNHINNSSGPINYHVLSAKESKEIGRNEKPISLVQLKVNEKANKDAKKKSNKKGGANEEQEDEEDEKDDEEDLQLNDENEDEEQQEEVEVDEEEEEGENSDNELEKKGAKKKGEKEKSDQTSANSEGEKRNVSNENNGNAPTSIGNNEGGNNERSNGKSGDTDDSVNENMSKEDELQKVPKNSTNDKTELVTESIINENDASDKSNKENFITDINQMGEKKNINEYTNFKENNEHSQNEKEIIIHEHHYDDNKGGYDEYVRVESHICANLNEKPNPSVLLEGALMAEKEAELRILKKKYNITDNDICVKPSNEPHIILNPDKKFYVIGEKIEFKCPDGYKIIGTTNVGVCTGRNKIVPNISCESLKDFNETEKQNIQKLNSIIS; this is encoded by the exons atgaaaatagtaTGTAgcacaataatatatttactctcctataaaacaataataaaagcgAAAAACGCAAAATATAGTAGtaactttttaaatgaatttaataaattagaCATTCTGTGGGGAGGAACCAACTTCGAGCCGTTAGACCTAAGAAAG AATGACGCAGGAGATAAACAAAGAACAACTAGAAGTTTGAATAAATCATCTAAATTTTGGGACTTGAATGAGCGTCCGTACCTTAGATCCA agtattcatttattcaagataataaaagaaaagaagtaaaaatggaaagtaaatcaaaagatgaaaaaaacaaaatcaatgaaaataaaacagcTAGCGAAAATGCTGATATTGATTCACAAACAACTGCTCAAGAAATTCTTAAGAGGGgagtaaatttttatatcaatGGAGGTACATCCGAATATGATTACAACAACGAtgaagaattttttaaagtatttcatcataataatcataagaaaaaaattgaaatatatagTCCTTGTTTTAACTTAGATGAAAACACATGTTCAAATAATAAAGACTGTTTCTATGATCATATATACCGAGCCTGCTTTCAGAACTGTAAAGCTTTGGATGAAAATGAATGctcaaaatataatgaatgcAAAGCCACAAATAAGGGCTGCGAGAATGAAG gCTATCTCAGTCTAGAGATTTTTGGCTCGAACCTCGGGTCAGGTGTACGGGCGTGCGAGTTGTTCGAATCAGAAGGTTCATGTTATTTAATGGAGGAACTTTACAAAAAATTCgaagatgaaaataaaacaaattttaattgTGTGTGGTTGTCACATACGCATGAATTTAGGAAACATAAAGAACGGGATGAAAGCAAGAAAGAACTTGGAAAACATGGAAAccatgaaaaatatgaagaaaaaaatgaaaataaacaCAAAATAGATGACGatattataaacattaaGAGGACCAATCATATAAATAACTCAAGTGGACCTATTAATTACCATGTACTAAGTGCAAAAGAATCAAAAGAAATtggaagaaatgaaaaaccAATTTCTTTAGTACAATTAAAAGTAAATGAAAAAGCAAATAAAGatgcaaaaaagaaaagtaacaAAAAGGGAGGTGCGAATGAAGAACAGGAGGATGAAGAAGATGAAAAAGATGATGAAGAGGACTTACAACTTAATGATGAGAATGAAGACGAAGAACAGCAGGAGGAAGTAGAAGTAGATgaggaggaggaggaggGGGAGAATTCTGACAATGAACTTGAAAAGAAAGGGGCCAAAAAGAAGggggaaaaggaaaaaagcgATCAAACTTCTGCTAACAGTGAGGGTGAGAAAAGAAATGTTAGTAACGAGAACAATGGAAATGCACCCACTAGTATCGGTAACAATGAGGGAGGAAATAATGAAAGGAGTAATGGAAAAAGCGGTGATACTGACGATTCTGTAAATGAAAACATGTCTAAAGAGGACGAGTTGCAAAAGGTACCAAAGAATTCAACTAACGACAAAACCGAATTAGTAACAGAAAGTATTATTAACGAAAACGATGCATCTGATAAGagtaataaagaaaattttattacagATATAAATCAaatgggggaaaaaaaaaatataaatgaatatacaaattttaaagaGAACAACGAGCATtctcaaaatgaaaaagaaataataatacatgaaCATCattatgatgataataaGGGAGGTTATGATGAATATGTAAGAGTAGAATCACACATTTGTgctaatttaaatgaaaaaccAAATCCATCAGTTTTATTAGAAGGAGCATTAATGGCCGAAAAAGAAGCTGaattaagaatattaaaaaaaaaatataatataacagaTAATGATATATGTGTTAAACCTTCAAATGAGCCACATATTATTCTTAATCctgataaaaaattttatgtaattggtgaaaaaattgaattcaAGTGTCCAGATGGTTATAAGATAATAGGTACAACAAATGTAGGTGTGTGCACAGgtagaaataaaattgttcCTAATATATCTTGTGAGTCTTTAAAAGATTTTAATGAAACagaaaagcaaaatatacaaaaattaaatagcATCATTAGTTAA